The Bos indicus x Bos taurus breed Angus x Brahman F1 hybrid chromosome 3, Bos_hybrid_MaternalHap_v2.0, whole genome shotgun sequence genome includes a window with the following:
- the LOC113890451 gene encoding late cornified envelope protein 3B-like translates to MSCQQNQQRCQPPPKCPSPKCPPKSPARCLPPASSGCAPRSEGNCCLGPHRRPRSHCCRRQSSDSCDGDGGLQSGRSSCGQGSGGCC, encoded by the coding sequence ATGTCCTGCCAGCAGAACCAGCAGCGGTGCCAGCCCCCTCCCAAGTGCCCCTCCCCCAAATGCCCCCCAAAGAGCCCAGCACGGTGTCTGCCTCCAGCCTCCTCGGGCTGTGCTCCCAGGTCCGAGGGCAACTGCTGCCTAGGCCCCCACAGGCGCCCCAGGTCCCACTGCTGCCGGCGCCAGAGCTCCGACTCCTGCGATGGTGATGGTGGTCTGCAGTCCGGGCGCTCTAGCTGTGGCCAGGGATCTGGGGGCTGCTGCTGA
- the LOC113890452 gene encoding late cornified envelope protein 3B-like translates to MSCQQNQQQCQRPPKCPSPKCPPKSPAQCLPPTSSGCTPSSEGGCCLGSHRRRRSHRCRRQSSDSCDGDSGLQSGRSGCGQGSGGCC, encoded by the coding sequence ATGTCCTGCCAGCAGAACCAGCAGCAGTGCCAGCGCCCTCCCAAGTGCCCCTCCCCCAAGTGCCCCCCAAAGAGCCCAGCACAGTGTCTGCCTCCAACCTCCTCAGGCTGCACCCCCAGCTCCGAGGGCGGCTGCTGCCTGGGCTCCCACAGGCGCCGCAGGTCCCACCGCTGCCGGCGCCAGAGCTCTGACTCCTGCGATGGTGATAGTGGTCTGCAGTCCGGGCGCTCTGGCTGTGGCCAGGGATCTGGAGGCTGCTGCTGA